AAGAGATCGCCGGGCTGCGGCTCTTGATCGATATCGGCCAGCAGCGGATCTTCGCCGGTGAGATGAAGAATGACTGTTTTCGGCATACAGAAGCCTCCGCAAAGAATGTGTCTTATCCGTTTGTTTCAAATCGCACCAATAGCATACCAAACTGTATTTCGTCACCATGGTGCAGCGGCACAGGACGATCCGGTGACACCCGTTGGCGATTCAAAAACGTTCCGTTAGAACTGCCCAGGTCTTCGAGAACATAGCTGCCATTGTGACAGACAATACGGGCATGGCGCCGCGAAACACCAGCATCGTAGCCCCCATCAAGACTCAAATCAACATCGGGAAAGAAGTTCCGTTGTTGATCTTTACGCCCAATGACCAGTTCAGACGTAACCGGCAAAACGATACGCCGTCCTGAACTCAAAACCACCAGGGCAATCGTTGCGCTTTCAGTCTTGGTAGCGGGCGCCGGCACGATGGTAGCGTCGTCACCGTCCAATTGGGGAGCTTCAGCAGCCGCACGATTCAGAGAGGCCGTGGTCTGGCGAGTAGACCTGGCATGGATCAAACTGGCACCACAAACCGTACAGAAGATAGTCCCATCGAGTTGTTGCGCCTGACAGTGGCTGCAAATCACCATTGGTCATCACTCC
This genomic window from Chloroflexus aurantiacus J-10-fl contains:
- a CDS encoding FHA domain-containing protein, yielding MVICSHCQAQQLDGTIFCTVCGASLIHARSTRQTTASLNRAAAEAPQLDGDDATIVPAPATKTESATIALVVLSSGRRIVLPVTSELVIGRKDQQRNFFPDVDLSLDGGYDAGVSRRHARIVCHNGSYVLEDLGSSNGTFLNRQRVSPDRPVPLHHGDEIQFGMLLVRFETNG